A window of Rhodococcus sp. SGAir0479 contains these coding sequences:
- a CDS encoding undecaprenyl-diphosphate phosphatase produces MGEAMTWLQAVVLGAVQGLTEFLPISSSGHLRIVSEIFFGTDAGASFTAVTQLGTEAAVLLYFARDIGRIVAAWFRGLLHAEHRKDLDYRMGWYVIIGTIPVGVLGFLFKDQIRTGARNLWLIATMLIVFALVIAAAEYYGRKARPIEDLRARDGIVMGSAQALALIPGVSRSGGTISAGLFLGLTREAAARYSFLLAIPAVVASGLFSLPDAFEPAGEGLNASGPQLLVATLIAFAIGYASIAWLLRFVVDHSMYWFVGYRIALGVVVLSLLATGVVSAT; encoded by the coding sequence ATCGGTGAAGCCATGACCTGGCTCCAGGCCGTCGTGCTGGGAGCGGTCCAGGGGCTGACGGAGTTCCTGCCCATCTCGTCGTCCGGGCATCTTCGGATCGTGTCGGAGATCTTCTTCGGCACCGACGCCGGCGCGTCGTTCACCGCCGTCACCCAACTCGGTACGGAGGCAGCGGTTCTGCTGTACTTCGCACGTGACATCGGCCGCATCGTCGCGGCGTGGTTCCGCGGCCTCCTCCACGCCGAGCACCGCAAGGACCTGGACTACCGGATGGGTTGGTACGTCATCATCGGCACCATCCCCGTCGGCGTGCTCGGCTTCCTCTTCAAGGACCAGATCCGCACGGGCGCAAGGAACCTCTGGCTCATCGCCACCATGCTCATCGTGTTCGCCCTCGTCATCGCCGCCGCCGAGTACTACGGGCGCAAGGCGCGTCCCATCGAGGACCTGCGGGCCCGCGACGGCATCGTGATGGGTTCGGCTCAGGCGCTCGCACTGATCCCCGGGGTCTCGCGGTCCGGCGGCACCATCAGTGCCGGCCTGTTCCTCGGGCTCACCCGTGAGGCCGCGGCACGGTACTCGTTCCTGCTGGCGATTCCGGCGGTCGTCGCGTCCGGGCTGTTCAGCCTCCCGGACGCTTTCGAGCCCGCGGGCGAGGGTTTGAACGCCTCGGGTCCGCAGCTGCTCGTCGCGACGCTCATCGCGTTCGCCATCGGGTACGCCTCCATCGCCTGGCTGCTGCGGTTCGTGGTCGACCACTCGATGTACTGGTTCGTCGGGTACCGGATCGCCCTCGGTGTCGTCGTGCTGTCCCTGCTCGCCACCGGGGTGGTCTCGGCGACGTGA
- a CDS encoding nucleoside deaminase, which translates to MTPDELMNEACRLAIEAVANAWGGPFGAVIARDGEIVARGQNRVLLTGDVTAHGEIEAIRKAVQVLNPRAPSIGSEHVDRSTLTLVPRPDGSPDRVPRRARMLMGMEIYTCGAPCPMCMSAIYWARLDAVYFASDVAATSRIGFDDAFQYEDFARPLADRSVKVEQLRPDLGAAAYETWAEKPDRHPY; encoded by the coding sequence GTGACACCCGACGAACTCATGAACGAGGCCTGCCGGTTGGCGATCGAGGCGGTCGCCAACGCGTGGGGCGGACCGTTCGGGGCGGTGATCGCCCGGGACGGCGAGATCGTCGCCCGCGGACAGAACCGGGTGCTGCTCACCGGCGATGTGACGGCACACGGCGAGATCGAGGCCATCCGCAAGGCTGTGCAGGTGCTCAACCCCCGGGCGCCGAGCATCGGGTCCGAGCATGTGGACCGGTCCACTCTGACGCTGGTGCCGCGGCCGGACGGCTCACCCGATCGGGTGCCCCGGCGGGCCCGGATGCTGATGGGCATGGAGATCTACACGTGCGGTGCGCCGTGCCCGATGTGTATGAGCGCGATCTACTGGGCGCGGCTCGACGCCGTCTACTTCGCGAGCGATGTCGCTGCGACGAGCAGGATCGGGTTCGACGACGCGTTCCAGTACGAGGACTTCGCGCGACCGCTGGCCGATCGGTCCGTCAAGGTCGAGCAGCTCCGCCCCGATCTGGGTGCGGCAGCCTACGAGACGTGGGCCGAGAAGCCCGACCGGCACCCCTACTGA
- a CDS encoding SCO1664 family protein, with the protein MTAAATDDPGHVLARGELTLVGRVVHASNATLVCDAAVDGMSVRCVYKPIRGERPLWDFPDGTLAGREVASYLISEALGWGVIPRTVLRDGPFGPGMVQQWVETSEHRPEAGGRPDLVDICPPDAVPPGWLEVLRAVDVDGGEVALIHADDPRLQRMAVLDVLLNNADRKGGHALEGLDGSVYGVDHGICLHEEHKLRTVLWGWAGKPVADDLMTDVAEFAERLSGDELPAVLAEHITGREIVALRRRARALLRTPVMPQPEGPRPIPWPAF; encoded by the coding sequence CTGACCGCGGCCGCGACCGACGACCCCGGGCACGTCCTCGCCCGGGGCGAGTTGACGCTGGTCGGGCGCGTCGTGCACGCGAGCAACGCGACGCTGGTCTGCGACGCGGCCGTCGACGGGATGTCGGTGCGATGCGTCTACAAGCCGATCCGCGGCGAACGTCCCCTGTGGGATTTCCCCGACGGCACGCTCGCGGGGCGCGAGGTGGCGTCGTACCTGATCTCCGAGGCTCTCGGGTGGGGTGTGATTCCGCGAACGGTGCTGCGGGACGGCCCGTTCGGGCCCGGGATGGTCCAGCAGTGGGTCGAGACGTCCGAACACCGTCCCGAGGCCGGTGGCCGGCCGGACCTGGTCGACATCTGCCCGCCGGACGCGGTGCCGCCCGGGTGGCTCGAGGTGCTGCGCGCCGTCGACGTCGACGGCGGCGAGGTGGCGCTGATCCACGCCGACGATCCGCGGCTGCAGCGGATGGCCGTGCTCGACGTGCTGCTCAACAACGCCGACCGCAAGGGTGGCCACGCACTCGAGGGCCTCGACGGGTCGGTGTACGGGGTCGACCACGGCATCTGTCTCCACGAGGAACACAAGCTGCGCACCGTGCTGTGGGGCTGGGCCGGCAAGCCGGTCGCGGACGATCTCATGACGGATGTGGCGGAGTTCGCCGAACGCCTCTCCGGCGACGAGTTGCCGGCAGTGCTCGCCGAGCACATCACCGGCCGCGAGATCGTCGCCCTGCGTCGGCGGGCCCGTGCGCTGCTGCGCACCCCGGTCATGCCGCAGCCCGAGGGGCCGCGGCCGATCCCGTGGCCGGCGTTCTAG
- a CDS encoding MarR family winged helix-turn-helix transcriptional regulator, giving the protein MTHPEPPSTADGFESWPTGRLLSTAARLVEHAWEEVLREHDVTHAGLIALHTLTSGARSQRDLARACQVTDQTMSRTVERLARGGFVQRETDPADERRVRVTITDAGRDTYAQLLAREQDDAALTAVVSDPAGLRRMLVELIRARRAPGP; this is encoded by the coding sequence GTGACCCACCCCGAACCCCCCTCCACCGCCGACGGCTTCGAGTCGTGGCCCACCGGCCGACTGCTGTCGACCGCGGCCCGACTGGTCGAACACGCGTGGGAGGAGGTGCTGCGCGAGCACGACGTCACGCACGCGGGTCTGATCGCATTGCACACGCTCACCTCCGGCGCGCGTTCGCAGCGCGACCTCGCCCGCGCGTGCCAGGTGACCGACCAGACGATGAGCCGCACCGTCGAGCGCCTCGCCCGGGGCGGGTTCGTGCAACGGGAGACCGATCCCGCGGACGAGCGCCGCGTGCGGGTCACCATCACCGACGCCGGCCGGGACACCTACGCGCAGCTGCTGGCACGGGAGCAGGACGACGCGGCGCTGACGGCCGTGGTCTCGGACCCCGCGGGTCTGCGCCGGATGCTCGTGGAGCTGATCCGGGCGCGGCGCGCGCCGGGGCCCTAG
- the mshC gene encoding cysteine--1-D-myo-inosityl 2-amino-2-deoxy-alpha-D-glucopyranoside ligase — MQSWSDTAVPSVPGQGPALRLYDTADRQVRPVTPGPTAKMYVCGITPYDATHLGHAATYLTFDLVNRVLRDAGHEVHYVQNVTDVDDPLFERAERDGEDWVVLGMRETALFREDMEALRVLPPRDYIGAVESVGEVVELVEKFVASGAAYIVDDPEFPDVYFRADATSQFGYESGYDRATMDHFFAERGGDPDRPGKKDPLDALVWRAQRPGEPSWPSPFGPGRPGWHIECAAIALNRIGSGFDIQGGGSDLIFPHHEFSAAHAESATGSERFARHYVHTGMIGLDGEKMSKSRGNLVFVSKLRGEGVDPAAIRLGLLSGHYRVDRPWTDAVLTQAQERLALWRRAAALGAGPSADDTIARLRQHLADDLDTPKALDAIDGWARRAVDHGGPDATAPGAVADAVDALLGVNLR; from the coding sequence ATGCAGTCTTGGTCCGACACCGCTGTCCCCTCCGTGCCCGGTCAGGGTCCGGCCCTCCGGCTCTACGACACCGCGGATCGTCAGGTCCGCCCGGTGACTCCCGGACCCACCGCGAAGATGTACGTGTGCGGAATCACGCCGTACGACGCGACGCATCTCGGTCACGCCGCGACCTATCTGACGTTCGATCTGGTCAACCGGGTGTTGCGCGATGCCGGGCACGAGGTCCACTACGTGCAGAACGTCACCGACGTCGACGACCCGCTGTTCGAGCGCGCCGAGCGCGACGGAGAGGACTGGGTGGTGCTCGGCATGCGGGAGACCGCGCTCTTCCGTGAGGACATGGAGGCGCTGCGGGTGCTGCCGCCGCGTGACTACATCGGGGCCGTCGAGTCGGTGGGCGAGGTCGTCGAGCTGGTCGAGAAGTTCGTCGCCTCGGGTGCGGCGTACATCGTCGACGATCCCGAGTTCCCCGACGTCTACTTCCGCGCCGACGCGACCAGCCAGTTCGGGTACGAATCCGGCTACGACCGCGCCACGATGGACCACTTCTTCGCCGAACGCGGCGGGGATCCGGATCGTCCGGGTAAGAAGGATCCGCTCGACGCGCTGGTGTGGCGGGCGCAGCGGCCGGGCGAGCCGTCGTGGCCCTCGCCGTTCGGTCCCGGCCGTCCGGGGTGGCACATCGAGTGCGCGGCGATCGCACTCAACCGGATCGGGTCCGGCTTCGACATCCAGGGTGGCGGCAGTGACCTGATCTTCCCGCACCACGAGTTCTCCGCTGCCCATGCCGAATCGGCGACCGGCAGTGAGCGTTTCGCGCGCCATTACGTGCACACCGGCATGATCGGCCTGGACGGCGAGAAGATGTCGAAGAGCCGGGGGAACCTGGTCTTCGTGTCGAAGCTGCGCGGTGAGGGCGTCGATCCCGCTGCGATCCGGCTCGGGCTGCTGTCCGGCCACTACCGTGTCGACCGGCCGTGGACCGACGCCGTTCTGACGCAGGCGCAGGAGCGGCTGGCGCTGTGGCGCCGGGCCGCGGCGCTGGGTGCCGGTCCGTCGGCGGACGACACGATCGCGCGACTGCGCCAGCACCTGGCCGACGATCTCGACACCCCGAAGGCGCTCGACGCGATCGACGGCTGGGCGCGGCGGGCCGTCGATCACGGCGGGCCGGACGCAACGGCGCCGGGCGCGGTGGCGGACGCGGTGGACGCGCTGCTGGGTGTGAACCTGCGCTGA
- a CDS encoding DUF3090 domain-containing protein, with product MPRAIHVFRTPDRFIAGTVGEPGDRSFYLQAVHDARVVSVLLEKQQVQVLADRMGLLLDEVHRRFGTAVPPEPGEPGDLSPLVTPLDVEFRVGTMGLGWDAEAEAVVVELLAVSETEFDESVVLDDAEEGPDAVRVFLTPIQAREFALRSERVVAAGRAPCPLCGEPLAADGHLCIRTNGYRRTAGFDSSVDFGEEL from the coding sequence ATGCCACGCGCGATACATGTTTTTCGCACCCCTGATCGATTCATTGCGGGGACGGTCGGCGAGCCCGGCGACCGGTCGTTCTATCTCCAGGCTGTGCACGACGCGCGGGTGGTGAGCGTGCTGCTCGAGAAGCAGCAGGTACAGGTGCTCGCCGACCGCATGGGGTTGTTGCTGGACGAGGTGCACCGGCGGTTCGGGACGGCAGTGCCGCCCGAGCCCGGCGAGCCCGGTGACCTGAGCCCGTTGGTCACCCCGCTCGACGTCGAATTCCGGGTGGGCACGATGGGGCTGGGTTGGGACGCGGAGGCCGAGGCCGTCGTCGTCGAGTTGCTGGCGGTCAGCGAGACCGAGTTCGACGAGTCGGTGGTCCTCGACGACGCCGAGGAGGGCCCGGACGCCGTGCGGGTGTTCCTCACGCCGATTCAGGCACGCGAGTTCGCGCTGCGTTCGGAACGGGTGGTGGCGGCCGGCCGCGCGCCGTGTCCGCTGTGCGGCGAACCGCTCGCGGCCGACGGGCACCTGTGCATCCGGACCAATGGATATCGGCGCACGGCCGGTTTCGATTCGTCCGTCGACTTCGGGGAAGAACTCTGA
- a CDS encoding MMPL family transporter: MSTSVHDRPTTRPSRARWLLPALLVLVWLAVGGFGGPFAGKLGDVQQNDNTAFLPASAEATEAGEIYADFTDTRFVPAIVVAERESGITPADTEFLAGVGQQVAGEPGFASQTSPPIPSEDGRALQMVVPVDSTAEVGDTVADLRTDLENPPAGLTVLVTGPAGQVADLSTAFKGIDGLLLLVAAGVVLLILVVVYRSPLLPLLVLSSAVFALGLASLLVYLLADAGAIALNGQSQGILFILVFGAATDYALLLVARYREELRNAPDRFDAMKRAWRATLEPVAASAGTVIAGVLCLLLSDLNSNRGLGPVAAVGIAASFVASMTYLPAVLVLFGRVAFWPKRPAYDPAHAGRDETEDHRFWGALATKVGAHPRRFWVASTLVLAAFALLLPMFKAGGVAQSDVFLLNVDSASGQEILSAHFDAGAGSPAVVVAAADRLDAVEAAARVDGVTEVRPVTAPGAEAARIVDGRVALQATLADPADSLAAEATIERLRDAVHAVPGADALVGGPTATDLDTKDTSIRDRTLIIPIVIVVVFAILALLLRALLAPLLLMGTVVLSFAATLGVSSLVFDHLLGFPGADPVVPLFAFVFLVALGIDYNIFLMTRVREESLRVGTRRGALRALTVTGGVITSAGVVLAATFSALAVIPLLFLAQLAFIVAFGVLLDALLVRSLLVPALTVDLGRRIWWPGRLASAPEPSSTPPESGRSALH; encoded by the coding sequence GTGAGCACGTCCGTCCACGACCGTCCGACCACGCGCCCTTCCCGGGCGCGCTGGCTGCTCCCGGCGCTGCTCGTCCTGGTGTGGCTGGCCGTGGGCGGGTTCGGCGGCCCCTTCGCCGGCAAGCTCGGCGACGTCCAGCAGAACGACAACACCGCGTTCCTGCCGGCGTCGGCCGAGGCGACCGAGGCGGGCGAGATCTACGCGGACTTCACCGACACCCGCTTCGTGCCGGCCATCGTGGTCGCCGAACGCGAGTCCGGGATCACCCCGGCCGACACCGAGTTCCTGGCCGGGGTGGGGCAGCAGGTCGCGGGCGAACCCGGCTTCGCGTCGCAGACGTCCCCGCCGATCCCGTCGGAGGACGGGCGGGCCCTGCAGATGGTCGTGCCCGTCGACTCCACCGCCGAGGTGGGCGACACGGTCGCGGACCTGCGCACCGACCTCGAGAATCCACCGGCCGGGCTCACCGTGCTCGTCACGGGTCCGGCCGGGCAGGTCGCGGACCTCTCGACGGCGTTCAAGGGCATCGACGGACTGTTGCTGCTGGTGGCGGCCGGGGTGGTGCTGCTGATCCTCGTGGTGGTCTACCGCAGCCCGCTGCTGCCGCTGCTGGTGCTGTCGTCGGCGGTCTTCGCGCTCGGTCTCGCGAGTCTGCTGGTGTACCTGCTGGCCGATGCCGGCGCGATCGCACTCAACGGGCAGAGCCAGGGCATCCTGTTCATCCTGGTGTTCGGCGCTGCCACCGACTACGCGCTGCTGCTGGTGGCCCGGTACCGCGAGGAACTGCGCAACGCGCCCGACCGCTTCGACGCGATGAAGCGGGCATGGCGGGCGACGCTCGAACCGGTCGCGGCGTCGGCGGGCACGGTGATCGCGGGCGTCCTGTGCCTGCTGCTGTCGGACCTGAACTCCAACCGCGGGCTGGGGCCGGTGGCCGCGGTCGGCATCGCGGCGTCGTTCGTCGCGTCCATGACGTACCTGCCGGCGGTCCTGGTGCTGTTCGGCCGGGTGGCGTTCTGGCCGAAACGTCCCGCCTACGACCCGGCGCACGCTGGCCGGGACGAGACCGAGGATCACCGCTTCTGGGGCGCCCTGGCCACGAAGGTGGGCGCGCATCCCCGACGCTTCTGGGTCGCGTCGACGCTCGTGCTCGCTGCCTTCGCCCTGTTGCTGCCGATGTTCAAGGCCGGCGGTGTCGCGCAGTCCGACGTCTTCCTGCTGAACGTCGACTCGGCGTCCGGGCAGGAGATCCTGAGCGCGCACTTCGACGCCGGAGCGGGATCGCCCGCGGTCGTCGTCGCCGCCGCCGACCGGCTGGACGCCGTGGAGGCCGCCGCCCGCGTCGACGGCGTGACCGAGGTCCGGCCCGTGACCGCGCCGGGAGCGGAGGCCGCGCGGATCGTCGACGGCCGGGTCGCGCTCCAGGCGACGCTGGCCGATCCGGCCGACTCCCTGGCCGCCGAGGCGACGATCGAGCGGCTGCGGGACGCGGTCCACGCCGTGCCCGGCGCCGACGCACTGGTCGGAGGCCCGACGGCGACCGACCTCGACACCAAGGACACCTCCATCCGGGACCGGACACTGATCATCCCGATCGTCATCGTGGTGGTGTTCGCGATCCTGGCGCTGCTGCTGCGAGCCCTGCTGGCGCCGTTGCTGCTGATGGGCACGGTGGTGCTCTCGTTCGCCGCCACGCTCGGGGTGTCGTCGCTGGTGTTCGACCACCTGCTGGGGTTCCCGGGCGCCGACCCGGTGGTGCCGCTGTTCGCGTTCGTGTTCCTGGTGGCGTTGGGCATCGACTACAACATCTTCCTGATGACCCGGGTGCGGGAGGAGTCGCTGCGCGTCGGCACGCGCCGCGGCGCGTTGCGCGCGCTGACGGTGACCGGCGGCGTGATCACCTCGGCCGGTGTCGTACTGGCGGCCACGTTCTCCGCGCTGGCGGTGATCCCGCTGCTGTTCCTGGCGCAGCTGGCGTTCATCGTGGCGTTCGGCGTGCTGCTCGACGCCCTGCTGGTGCGCTCGCTGCTCGTGCCGGCACTCACCGTCGACCTGGGACGACGGATCTGGTGGCCCGGCCGGCTGGCCTCGGCGCCCGAACCGTCGTCGACTCCGCCCGAGAGTGGCCGATCGGCTCTCCATTAG
- a CDS encoding histidine phosphatase family protein, whose product MTVILLRHGRSTANTSRTLAGRSPGVALDEVGVEQAKGLIDRLAGVAVAEIVHSPLLRCEQTVAPLAVDRELTPVADERLLEVDYGQWTGRALKDLVEEPLWKVVQQHASAAVFPDGEGLAQVQARAVAAIREHDRRLAATHGKDVVWVACSHGDVIKAVLADAVGTHLDGFQRIVTEPASMSVVRYTDVRPFVLRMNDTGGDLSGLDGGHGASDAQAPVPGGEVGHGR is encoded by the coding sequence ATGACGGTCATCTTGTTGCGTCACGGCCGCTCGACGGCCAACACGTCCCGCACCCTCGCGGGCCGGTCACCCGGCGTCGCGCTCGACGAGGTCGGGGTCGAGCAGGCCAAGGGTCTGATCGATCGTCTCGCGGGAGTCGCGGTCGCCGAGATCGTGCATTCGCCGCTGCTCCGGTGTGAACAGACGGTCGCGCCGCTCGCGGTGGACCGGGAGCTGACTCCCGTCGCGGACGAGCGACTGCTCGAGGTCGACTACGGCCAGTGGACCGGACGTGCATTGAAGGACCTGGTCGAGGAGCCGCTGTGGAAGGTGGTGCAGCAGCACGCCTCGGCCGCGGTCTTTCCCGACGGTGAGGGCCTCGCCCAGGTGCAGGCGCGGGCCGTCGCGGCGATCCGGGAGCACGATCGCCGGCTCGCGGCCACGCACGGCAAGGACGTCGTGTGGGTCGCGTGCAGTCACGGTGACGTCATCAAGGCCGTGCTCGCCGATGCGGTGGGAACCCACCTCGACGGGTTCCAGCGCATCGTCACCGAGCCGGCGTCGATGAGTGTCGTCCGGTACACCGACGTCCGTCCGTTCGTCCTCCGGATGAACGACACCGGCGGCGATCTCTCCGGGCTGGACGGCGGTCACGGCGCCTCGGACGCCCAGGCGCCGGTTCCCGGCGGCGAGGTCGGGCATGGTCGGTAG
- a CDS encoding antibiotic biosynthesis monooxygenase: MTGSEPSVHRRPATVVVTHVLRPGAEHRFRRWQREVDSAAAAFAGYGGTEVSPPRGGGREWSVVYRFDSLDHLRAWLDSAPRRALVERAAPLFSDPPSQSVLVENGDDPVTLVVTHRPPAPGREFEFLAWQRRITDAEKRFPGFRSSQWHPPIPGVQDDWTILVTFASRAHLDRWLDSSERAALLAEGAGFEDFTVRPISNPYGSWFAAPAAGDRPVPSWKTALAVLVGLYPLVVVLTITIDELWPGGPLWASLLVGNVASVCLLTWGVMPVVTRALRFWLQPGTDSRRIDTVGLAVSVAVLTVAAVGFWLATTVVWDLP; the protein is encoded by the coding sequence ATGACCGGTTCGGAGCCGTCGGTGCACCGTAGGCCGGCGACGGTGGTGGTCACGCACGTGCTGCGTCCGGGCGCGGAGCACCGCTTCCGGCGGTGGCAGCGCGAAGTCGACTCCGCCGCTGCGGCATTCGCCGGGTACGGCGGCACCGAGGTGTCACCGCCCCGCGGCGGTGGCCGCGAGTGGTCCGTCGTCTACCGGTTCGACAGCCTCGACCATCTGCGCGCGTGGTTGGACAGCGCTCCCCGACGCGCACTCGTCGAGCGTGCCGCGCCGCTGTTCTCGGACCCGCCGTCCCAGAGCGTGCTGGTGGAGAACGGTGACGATCCGGTGACGTTGGTGGTGACCCATCGTCCCCCCGCGCCGGGCCGCGAATTCGAGTTCCTCGCCTGGCAGCGTCGAATCACGGACGCCGAGAAGCGTTTTCCCGGTTTCCGGAGTTCGCAGTGGCATCCGCCGATTCCGGGCGTGCAGGACGACTGGACGATTCTGGTGACCTTCGCGTCCCGCGCGCACCTGGACCGATGGCTCGACTCTTCCGAACGTGCGGCGCTGTTGGCCGAGGGTGCGGGGTTCGAGGACTTCACCGTCCGGCCGATCTCGAACCCGTACGGCTCCTGGTTCGCCGCGCCTGCAGCCGGCGACCGTCCGGTTCCGTCGTGGAAGACCGCGCTGGCGGTGCTCGTCGGGCTCTACCCGCTGGTGGTGGTGCTCACGATCACGATCGACGAGTTGTGGCCGGGCGGACCGTTGTGGGCGAGCCTGCTGGTGGGCAACGTCGCGTCGGTGTGTCTGCTCACGTGGGGCGTGATGCCGGTCGTCACGCGGGCCCTGCGGTTCTGGCTGCAGCCCGGCACGGACAGTCGGCGGATCGACACCGTGGGGCTGGCGGTCTCCGTGGCCGTCCTCACGGTGGCCGCGGTCGGCTTCTGGCTCGCGACCACCGTGGTCTGGGACCTGCCGTGA
- a CDS encoding ATP-binding protein, whose protein sequence is MPVWRLRDFQNDDLDQAIGVWDQSRTPGSPEPVFTLAEVMAAARAGQPAVVAVAGDELVGMSVAQVHGERAWILLVALASRWRNRGIGSAMLAHLERRLRAAGAHRISAVLPEAATGSAAFEHSGYLRRDRLVYYELLEPPGPDKTLLSELGGRLMAGGLWQTMSGMESVKDVIERRIVSPLENPDLADRYGVQPPKAVILFGPPGTGKTSFAKAIASRLDWPFVELFPSRLAAASEGGLAASLRDVFADLSELDEVVLFIDEVEEIAGARTGVATSPAHGVTNELLKLIPAFREGERRLLVCATNAVHSLDSAFLRPGRFDYVIPVGPPDAPARRAVWRRYLGASADHVDLDRLVEASELFTPADIEFASRKGSQAAFEREVTERTGRPATTADYLSAIADTRPTLTTDLLTEFEEDREKFTRL, encoded by the coding sequence ATGCCGGTATGGCGGTTGCGCGACTTCCAGAACGACGACCTCGATCAGGCGATCGGGGTGTGGGACCAGAGCCGGACACCCGGCTCCCCCGAACCGGTGTTCACGCTCGCCGAGGTGATGGCGGCCGCCCGCGCGGGGCAACCCGCGGTGGTCGCGGTGGCCGGTGACGAACTGGTGGGCATGTCGGTGGCGCAGGTGCACGGAGAACGCGCGTGGATCCTGTTGGTCGCCTTGGCCTCCCGATGGCGTAACCGAGGAATCGGCAGCGCCATGCTGGCCCACCTGGAACGCCGTCTGCGCGCGGCGGGCGCCCATCGCATATCCGCCGTACTCCCCGAGGCGGCGACCGGGTCGGCGGCGTTCGAGCACTCGGGATATCTGCGCCGCGACCGCTTGGTGTACTACGAACTACTCGAACCCCCGGGACCGGACAAGACGCTGCTGAGCGAACTCGGCGGCCGGCTCATGGCGGGCGGACTGTGGCAGACCATGTCGGGCATGGAGAGCGTCAAGGACGTCATCGAGCGCCGCATCGTCTCGCCGCTCGAGAACCCCGACCTGGCCGATCGCTACGGTGTGCAGCCGCCCAAGGCGGTCATCCTCTTCGGACCACCCGGCACCGGCAAGACGAGCTTCGCCAAGGCGATTGCCTCGCGGCTGGACTGGCCGTTCGTCGAACTGTTCCCCTCGCGGCTGGCCGCGGCGTCCGAGGGCGGTCTGGCGGCGTCGTTGCGCGACGTCTTCGCCGATCTCTCCGAACTCGACGAGGTGGTGTTGTTCATCGACGAGGTCGAGGAGATCGCCGGTGCGCGAACGGGAGTCGCCACCAGTCCCGCACACGGCGTGACCAACGAGCTGCTCAAACTCATCCCGGCGTTCCGCGAGGGCGAGCGCCGGCTGCTGGTGTGCGCCACCAACGCGGTGCACTCCCTCGACTCGGCGTTCCTGCGGCCGGGACGTTTCGACTACGTCATACCCGTCGGTCCCCCGGACGCGCCCGCCCGCCGTGCGGTGTGGCGCCGGTACCTCGGTGCGTCCGCGGACCACGTCGATCTCGATCGTCTGGTCGAGGCCAGCGAGCTCTTCACCCCTGCGGACATCGAGTTCGCATCCCGCAAGGGATCACAGGCCGCATTCGAGCGCGAGGTCACCGAGCGCACCGGGCGGCCCGCCACCACCGCGGACTACCTGTCGGCGATCGCCGACACCCGGCCGACACTGACGACCGACCTACTGACCGAGTTCGAGGAGGACCGGGAGAAGTTCACCCGCCTGTAG